A single genomic interval of Pieris rapae chromosome 23, ilPieRapa1.1, whole genome shotgun sequence harbors:
- the LOC110998263 gene encoding endoplasmic reticulum-Golgi intermediate compartment protein 2: protein MIRYRGKKNVIDKVKEFDAFTKVPEEYVDSTPVGGTFSIITLFIIVCLIYSEVTYFLDSNLVFKFMPDTDMDEKLRINIDITVAMPCSNLGADILDSTSQSVFGFGELQEEDTWFELTQEQQDSFDAVKYLNSYLREEYHSLWQLLWKKGHGSVRATIPPRKNKPNRRPDACRLHGVLTLNKVAGNFHITAGKSLHLPRGHIHLNMLFDDTPQNFSHRIHRLSFGSPANGIIYPLEGDEKITTDESMLYQYFIEVVPTDVDTTFESIKTFQYSVKELERPISHTHGSHGVPGIFLKYDMGAIKIKVYQERENLLQFMLRLFSIIGGIYVIFRFLNTIVLTLRTAFLNKVAPDVLDRLSEKPPKAHPLLVSTNLLVPDGPDLIRQ from the coding sequence ATGATAAGATATCGAGGAAAGAAAAACGTTATAGATAAAGTAAAAGAGTTTGATGCATTTACAAAAGTTCCCGAAGAATACGTGGATAGTACGCCGGTGGGCGGGACGTTCTCTATCATAACGCTTTTTATCATTGTGTGCCTTATATACAGTGAAGTGACATACTTTCTAGATAgcaatttagtatttaaattcatGCCAGACACCGACATGGATGAAAAGCTACGCATAAATATCGATATAACAGTCGCTATGCCATGCTCTAACTTAGGTGCTGATATCTTAGACTCTACTTCACAAAGCGTATTTGGATTTGGTGAATTGCAGGAGGAAGATACATGGTTTGAATTAACACAGGAGCAACAAGATTCTTTTGATGCTGTGAAGTATTTAAACTCATACTTAAGAGAAGAATATCATTCACTATGGCAGTTATTATGGAAGAAAGGTCATGGTTCTGTCAGGGCAACGATCCCGCCGcggaaaaataaaccaaatagAAGACCAGATGCATGCAGACTCCATGGAGTACTAACATTAAATAAGGTTGCTGGCAATTTTCATATAACAGCTGGCAAAAGCCTTCATTTACCTCGAGGTCATATCCATCTTAATATGCTATTTGATGATACACCACAAAACTTTAGCCATAGAATCCACAGGCTCAGTTTCGGGAGTCCTGCAAATGGAATTATTTATCCTCTAGAAGGTgatgaaaaaataacaacagATGAAAGCATGTTGtaccaatattttattgaggTCGTTCCGACAGATGTAGATACAACATttgaatcaataaaaacattccaaTATTCTGTTAAAGAGTTGGAGCGACCAATAAGTCATACACATGGATCTCATGGCGTGCCAggaatttttttgaaatatgacATGGgagcaattaaaataaaagtataccaAGAAAGAGAAAACTTACTTCAATTCATGTTAAgactattttctattattggtggaatttatgttatatttcgttttttgAATACCATAGTTTTGACATTACGGACAGCATTCCTTAATAAAGTAGCGCCTGATGTTTTAGATAGGTTAAGTGAAAAACCTCCTAAAGCCCATCCTTTATTAGTTTCAACAAATTTATTGGTACCTGATGGACCAGATCTGATTAGACAATGA
- the LOC110998261 gene encoding uncharacterized protein LOC110998261 has translation MDHYLTTYRKDYLWPNLPGSGHGGDIVESPKLSGQELAFYQACMQHTRPPDCRCPQYSGEEVQLPPGKEGGWSRNELMGPMLDPKLYPVRVGASPETASSRYDQPNAFLDKLQSKYPMLYSILQNEASSELKQRIDRDRNKTTYQVDFCESGPGAKFEGLQRASDESGTGPCAQPMRLPGDPCRVGPKPRMTTPKTISKQGGGGADPRAKCETSSAVPPLGKTEYQDNVSKLGGIIMRDKLHRK, from the exons ATGGACCACTATTTGACGACATACCGAAAGGACTATCTCTGGCCTAACCTACCCGGTTCCGGACATGGGGGTGACATCGTTGA ATCCCCGAAGCTATCAGGTCAAGAACTCGCATTCTACCAAGCATGTATGCAACATACAAGACCGCCAGATTGCCGCTGCCCGCAGTATTCTGGAGAGGAAGTACAGCTTCCACCAGGGAAAGAGGGCGGTTGGAGTAGAAATGAG TTAATGGGACCAATGTTGGATCCTAAACTGTACCCAGTACGAGTTGGAGCCAGCCCCGAGACCGCATCATCGCGTTATGACCAACCCAACGCATTTTTGGACAAA CTACAGTCAAAATACCCGATGCTGTATAGCATCTTACAAAACGAGGCATCATCAGAGCTGAAACAGAGGATAGATCGAGATAGAAATAAAACCACGTATCAAGTTGATTTCTGCGAATCAG GCCCAGGCGCGAAGTTTGAAGGTCTCCAACGCGCCTCTGATGAAAGCGGTACCGGACCCTGTGCGCAGCCTATGAGGCTTCCAGGGGACCCTTGTCGAGTGGGTCCAAAGCCCAGGATGACCACACCGAAGACTATCTCCAAACAGGGTGGAGGAGGCGCCGATCCTAGGGCTAAATGCG AAACATCGTCTGCCGTCCCGCCCCTCGGCAAGACTGAATATCAAGACAATGTATCCAAGTTGGGCGGGATCATTATGAGAGATAAATTacacagaaaataa
- the LOC110998259 gene encoding uncharacterized protein LOC110998259, with translation MSVFDGEIEFQSVYMIDFAKKTKPKSPRRKAIDDDCLIVGVSRDSLKARDQPRKSPDVLCPIDFEYYKKAVERFGEDHPRVTKRYMTKDVDPTPVDHEIQDLKRTEYLTKYCSRELPFMSVNLARRARALQTLRLPDDIYIPDTSQKGSYRPPKPEKYAEPPSAMSMKPKFDASLTKELRRILRVRTGDTSYGVSHDLLAKVVLEKNPFGPPREEPKYGRWKNRYFYTYRI, from the exons ATGTCGGTTTTCGATGGTGAAATTGAGTTTCAATCAGTGTATATGATAGATTTTGCTAAGAAAACTAAACC aaaaagtcCCCGTCGCAAAGCAATAGACGACGATTGTCTTATCGTAGGAGTTAGCCGTGATTCACTGAAGGCCAGAGACCAACCACGCAAAAGTCCGGATGTATTATGCCCTATTGACTTTGAATACTACAAGAAGGCTGTTGAACGG TTCGGTGAAGACCATCCAAGAGTCACCAAAAGATACATGACGAAGGATGTCGATCCAACTCCAGTAGACCACGAGATTCAAGACCTGAAGAGGACTGagtatttaactaaatattgttCTAGGG AACTGCCGTTCATGTCTGTGAATCTGGCGAGGCGTGCTCGTGCTCTGCAAACTCTGCGACTACCTGACGACATCTACATACCAGATACGAGCCAAAAGGGCTCATACCGCCCGCCCAAGCCGGAGAAATACGCGGAGCCGCCCTCCGCCATGTCTATGAAACCAAAGTTTGATGCATCATTGACAA AGGAGCTACGACGCATCCTGCGTGTGCGCACAGGTGATACAAGTTATGGCGTGAGTCACGATCTGTTAGCTAAAGTGGTACTTGAGAAGAATCCCTTTGGACCACCGCGCGAGGAGCCCAAATATGGACGTTGGAAGAACAGATACTTTTACActtatagaatttaa
- the LOC110998256 gene encoding uncharacterized protein LOC110998256, whose product MQSDDENCALHTCFDFLKTAVMGCCYSICHNDSDPQDNVPNERTHLLEVPEQHQETPSPTMCASTPPRKPDEQSALNRILHETATNVIDVGALGPYSLEANAYSERVRAYTARAASAALPPPMPVKLLVDVPPTISKVILNGPPPDCADKELITNAVKKAAAAISELRVEHHEDLVVPFRVP is encoded by the exons atgcaGTCAGACGATGAAAACTGTGCGTTGCATACATGCTTCGACTTCCTGAAAACCGCAGTCATGGGGTGCTGCTATAGTATATGCCACAATGATTCAGATCCTCAG GATAATGTGCCTAATGAAAGGACGCATCTTCTTGAGGTCCCCGAGCAGCACCAGGAAACACCATCTCCAACCATGTGTGCTTCTACACCGCCTCGAAAACCAGATGAGCAAAGTGCTCTAAATAGGATACTACATGAGACTGCTAC TAATGTAATAGATGTGGGTGCTCTAGGCCCGTACTCGCTAGAAGCTAATGCATATAGTGAAAGAGTGAGAGCCTACACAGCCCGAGCAGCCTCAGCAGCACTACCTCCTCCG atgcctgtaaaattattagttgATGTTCCACCGACCATTTCCAAAGTAATTCTCAATGGCCCACCACCAGATTGTGCAGATAAGGAGCTG ATAACGAATGCAGTGAAGAAGGCCGCAGCAGCCATCTCCGAACTGAGGGTGGAACATCATGAAGACTTGGTGGTGCCCTTCAGAGTGCCATAG